In Janthinobacterium rivuli, a single genomic region encodes these proteins:
- a CDS encoding HIT family protein, with product MSAPCDLCSLLDGYANKQGLETLLWRSERLSVVAVDDAAYPGFCRVIWNKHVKEMTDLTPGERNYVMEVVWQVELAVREVMQPEKVNVASFGNMTPHVHWHVIPRYRDDAHFPNPSWAVVQRETAPEVLAARRALLPALRDAIIQRLSA from the coding sequence TCGACGGCTACGCCAACAAGCAAGGTCTGGAGACCTTGCTGTGGCGCAGCGAGCGCCTGTCTGTCGTGGCCGTTGATGACGCCGCCTATCCCGGCTTTTGCCGTGTGATCTGGAACAAGCACGTGAAGGAAATGACGGATTTGACGCCGGGCGAGCGCAACTATGTCATGGAAGTCGTGTGGCAAGTCGAGCTGGCCGTGCGTGAAGTGATGCAGCCGGAAAAGGTCAACGTGGCCAGTTTCGGCAACATGACGCCGCACGTGCACTGGCACGTGATTCCCCGCTACCGCGACGACGCGCATTTCCCGAACCCCAGCTGGGCCGTGGTCCAGCGCGAGACGGCGCCGGAAGTCCTGGCCGCGCGCCGCGCGCTGCTGCCGGCCTTGCGCGACGCCATCATTCAACGTTTATCCGCATAA
- a CDS encoding DUF971 domain-containing protein — protein sequence MTEKTATPQPTGLTVHNQSRVLDVAFDDGSEFVLPFEYLRVYSPSAEVQGHGKGQETLQLGKRLVGITGLEPVGNYAVQPTFSDGHNSGLYTWAYLYKLGAEKDKLWQAYLDQLAAAGYPGDSGRDAKADMTVKQSSGHVHGPSCGHKH from the coding sequence ATGACTGAAAAAACAGCAACACCGCAACCGACCGGCTTGACCGTGCACAACCAGTCGCGCGTGCTCGACGTGGCGTTCGATGATGGCAGCGAATTTGTCTTGCCGTTCGAATACCTGCGCGTGTATTCGCCGTCGGCCGAAGTGCAGGGCCATGGCAAGGGCCAGGAAACCTTGCAATTAGGTAAACGCCTGGTCGGCATCACGGGCCTGGAGCCGGTCGGCAACTACGCCGTGCAGCCTACTTTCAGCGATGGCCACAATTCCGGCCTGTACACCTGGGCCTATTTGTACAAGCTGGGCGCGGAAAAAGACAAACTGTGGCAAGCCTATCTGGACCAGCTGGCGGCAGCCGGCTACCCGGGCGACAGCGGCCGCGACGCGAAGGCCGACATGACGGTCAAGCAATCTTCCGGCCACGTGCACGGACCGAGCTGCGGCCACAAACACTGA
- a CDS encoding YciI family protein, with protein sequence MEYLILIYADEARYESMEEGQMASLMADFASYTKDLEAAGVLRGGAELAPVASATSVRVRNGKPVITDGPFAETKEQLGGYYLLACANLDEALAWAGRCPVASLGTIEVRPVTA encoded by the coding sequence ATGGAATACCTGATCCTGATCTACGCCGACGAGGCGCGCTATGAATCCATGGAAGAGGGCCAGATGGCCAGTCTGATGGCCGACTTTGCCAGCTATACGAAGGACCTGGAGGCGGCCGGCGTGCTGCGCGGCGGGGCCGAACTGGCGCCCGTGGCCAGTGCCACCAGCGTGCGGGTGCGCAATGGCAAGCCCGTCATCACGGATGGGCCGTTCGCGGAAACCAAGGAGCAGCTGGGCGGCTACTATCTGCTCGCCTGTGCCAACCTGGACGAGGCGCTGGCCTGGGCCGGGCGTTGTCCGGTGGCTTCCTTGGGCACCATTGAAGTACGGCCTGTCACGGCATAA
- a CDS encoding RNA polymerase sigma factor codes for MAGDALSAVEHVFRQERGRVLAGLMRRFGDLGLVEDVLQEACRKALELWPRTGIPSNPAAWLSSVARNAGLDHVRRAGKSVGEAEAVFSGLPAPVIEEAHAIEDDRLRLLFICCHPALVPEAQVALALRTLCGLSTGEIARAFGLAEAALSQRLLRARRKIAEACIPFELPPEQELQPRLAQVLHVIYLVFSEGYCASGGDTLLRADLCAEALRLGRLLDCLQPGQPEVQGLLALMLLQASRGPARLSPEGFLLTLEEQERRLWDGGLIAEGLALLELALPARAPGPYQLQAAIAALHAKAPTASQTDWRQISALYGALLRHKPEPLILLNAVIACAMEHGAAHGLAWLDRLETVPSLALSHYLHAARADLLRRQGDRPGALAAYARAAMLAANAVERQYLLRRHGEMRLPLV; via the coding sequence ATGGCCGGCGACGCCCTGTCGGCCGTCGAACACGTCTTTCGCCAGGAAAGGGGCAGGGTGCTGGCCGGCCTGATGCGGCGTTTCGGCGACCTGGGCCTGGTGGAAGATGTGTTGCAGGAAGCGTGCCGCAAGGCGCTGGAATTGTGGCCGCGCACGGGCATCCCGTCCAATCCCGCGGCCTGGCTCAGTTCCGTGGCACGCAATGCGGGCCTCGATCACGTGCGCCGGGCAGGCAAGAGCGTCGGCGAGGCCGAGGCCGTGTTCTCCGGCCTGCCGGCGCCCGTGATTGAAGAAGCGCACGCCATCGAAGACGACCGCCTGCGCCTGCTGTTCATTTGCTGCCATCCCGCGCTGGTGCCCGAGGCGCAGGTGGCGCTGGCCCTGCGCACCCTGTGTGGCCTGTCCACGGGCGAGATCGCACGCGCCTTCGGCCTGGCGGAAGCGGCCCTGTCGCAGCGGCTGTTGCGCGCCAGGCGCAAGATCGCCGAAGCGTGCATCCCCTTTGAGTTGCCACCTGAGCAAGAATTGCAGCCACGGCTGGCGCAAGTGCTGCACGTGATTTACCTGGTGTTCAGCGAAGGCTATTGCGCCAGCGGCGGCGACACCCTGCTGCGCGCGGACCTGTGCGCGGAAGCGCTGCGCCTGGGGCGGCTGCTCGACTGTCTGCAGCCTGGGCAGCCGGAAGTGCAGGGGCTATTGGCCCTGATGCTGCTGCAGGCGTCGCGCGGCCCGGCCCGTCTGTCGCCCGAGGGTTTTCTGCTGACGCTGGAAGAGCAGGAGCGGCGCCTGTGGGATGGCGGCCTGATTGCCGAGGGACTGGCGCTGCTGGAACTGGCCTTGCCGGCGCGCGCACCGGGGCCATATCAGTTGCAGGCCGCCATTGCCGCCTTGCACGCCAAAGCGCCCACGGCCAGCCAGACGGACTGGCGCCAGATCAGCGCCCTGTATGGCGCCTTGCTGCGGCACAAGCCGGAACCCTTGATTTTGCTCAATGCCGTCATCGCCTGCGCCATGGAGCATGGGGCAGCACACGGGCTGGCGTGGCTCGATCGCCTGGAAACCGTGCCCAGCCTGGCGCTATCGCATTATCTGCACGCGGCTCGCGCCGACTTGCTGCGCCGCCAGGGTGACCGGCCGGGGGCGCTGGCGGCATACGCGCGGGCGGCCATGCTGGCTGCGAATGCAGTGGAAAGGCAATACCTTCTCCGGCGTCACGGGGAAATGCGCCTGCCGCTTGTATAA